One Oncorhynchus keta strain PuntledgeMale-10-30-2019 chromosome 11, Oket_V2, whole genome shotgun sequence DNA window includes the following coding sequences:
- the LOC118390543 gene encoding arf-GAP with Rho-GAP domain, ANK repeat and PH domain-containing protein 1-like, which translates to MSVPLGPDMPVPVPKPRARYKRAGRSLQSQLSSERDFLCDTPDPVASTGNPSKGVPPTNDLLVESEDNHAIILNKPPFSPAIPSSANDNQSQHNFPLSRSDSGVTLSCSLLGSNVPDGLHDRSAWSSTPPYSSAADYDPYITVVADWAKDLGSESSNDDDAVTGEIKNPSQMNNVVSRQVGVVPNGETPQPPVEQASMQTRPIKQKTPRAATIRVSRRKQAGAGGGGAQIAESSRRESVVSRSSWLDVWKGRRHNVLWATLDGQLVSLWKKRTDKFTDIVFHVSSITDVRKQEKGRFSVYFSKKHFEFMAHNKEVQEGWVTSLLASRGREPPVPPEQHGALTMKGPRNNRVYAAICGHNLWIYNNKEDFQLGVGMTFVSMNVASVKQTGRHSFSLITPYKTFNFSTDSLRELGVWLESLTQVIRSALSCSEVAERLWASPWNKVCADCGCANPEWASVNLLVVICEACAGQHRSLGMHVSKVRSLKLDIKVWTEPLILLFVHYGNKAANDVWAHNVPGAEQILPDSSVDQRGEFIRAKYTKGRYRRTHPLASSQNLLNKRLCEIVCGPNVPETMSLLCSGARVLCHSGDPHCSSPISLAERAGQAMQTELLRHNEYTEPPAYAHQKPSRDPATSVPLSAAGEELHGKLEEDRFLFSQENDSAACDVLDLREVISIFDCSNGPTHAFEMVTLTDQLLCSSDTEDGLLIHLLHILKVVLPGPIEEELDRGFAMSRVSLREGGGLQHNEVWAVLRGGQVLIYPTDQQRHRERLTLNLETQYKIDSSENTIELVTGERTMSMQFERDHSCQSWHSLLKRAVSTERKLYQLPPNAIGNVPPAIERCISHITQYGLKVDGLYRRCGLATKISCLVEALSSSPTTTPLETDEEGLLDAAGALKQYVRQQVVLIPETHRKLWVEAAAHTEETFRLTTYRGLLKKLPPDNRITLNALCGHFYIVQQYSAENHMTAQNLALVFVPTLFQELAMNTDMVQLTRELIIHYTLLFLGKEEESDMESEELITKL; encoded by the exons ATGTCTGTCCCCCTCGGTCCAGACATGCCTGTGCCAGTACCTAAACCACGGGCACGGTACAAGCGGGCCGGCAGGAGCTTACAGAGCCAGCTCTCTTCTGAGAG GGATTTTCTATGTGATACACCTGATCCAGTGGCAAGTACAGGAAATCCTAGCAAAG GTGTTCCACCCACAAATGATTTGCTGGTAGAAAGTGAAGACAACCATGCCATTATCCTAAATAAACCTCCGTTCAGCCCTGCCATCCCCAGCTCGGCTAATGATAATCAAAGCCAGCATAACTTCCCTCTCTCCAGATCTGATTCTGGAGTGACTCTGTCTTGCTCATTACTGGGCAGTAATGTTCCAGATGGACTCCACGACAGATCTGCCTGGTCATCCACCCCTCCATACAGTTCTGCTGCAGATTATGACCCCTAtatcactgtagtagctgactgGGCAAAAGACCTTGGATCGGAATCTTCCAATGATGATGATGCCGTTACTGGAGAAATAAAGAACCCATCTCAGATGAACAA TGTGGTGTCAAGGCAGGTTGGTGTTGTCCCCAATGGAGAAACCCCTCAGCCTCCTGTGGAACAGGCGTCTATGCAGACCAGACCAATCAAACAAAAGACCCCACG TGCTGCCACCATCCGCGTCAGCAGGAGAAAGCAGGCAGGAGCGGGCGGTGGTGGTGCCCAGATAGCAGAGTCCTCTCGTAGGGAGAGTGTTGTGTCCAGATCCAGCTGGCTGGATGTATGGAAGGGACGCAG GCACAATGTTCTGTGGGCCACCCTGGATGGACAGTTGGTATCACTATGGAAGAAACGCACA GACAAGTTCACAGACATAGTGTTCCACGTGTCAAGCATCACCGACGTCCGTAAGCAGGAGAAAGGACGCTTCTCCGTTTACTTCAGCAAGAAACACTTTGAGTTCATGGCACACAACAAAG AGGTGCAGGAGGGCTGGGTGACTTCCCTTCTGGCTTCTCGTGGGCGGGAACCCCCAGTCCCTCCGGAGCAGCATGGAGCCCTGACCATGAAGGGCCCTCGCAACAACAGAGTGTACGCTGCCATCTGTGGACACAACCTATGGATCTACAACAATAAAGAG GACTTCCAGTTGGGTGTTGGGATGACCTTTGTGTCCATGAACGTGGCGTCAGTGAAGCAGACTGGCCGTCATAGCTTCAGCCTCATCACACCGTACAAAACCTTCAA TTTCTCCACAGACTCGTTGAGGGAGCTGGGCGTGTGGCTGGAGAGCCTGACCCAGGTGATCCGCAGTGCCCTGTCATGCAGCGAGGTGGCCGAGCGACTCTGGGCCAGCCCATGGAACAAAGTGTGTGCCGACTGTGGCTGTGCCAACCCTGAGTGGGCCTCAGTCAACCTGCTGGTGGTCATCTGTGAGGCTTGTGCAG GCCAGCATCGGTCTTTGGGCATGCATGTGTCCAAAGTGAGAAGCCTGAAGTTGGACATTAAAGTGTGGACCGAACCTCTGATTCTG CTCTTTGTCCATTATGGGAACAAAGCAGCCAATGATGTGTGGGCTCACAACGTGCCGGGTGCAGAGCAGATCCTGCCGGACTCCTCTGTGGATCAGAGGGGGGAGTTCATTAGGGCCAAGTACACCAAAGGTCGATACAGACGGACCCATCCGTTAGCCTCCAGCCAGAACCTGCTCAACAAG AGGCTGTGTGAGATAGTGTGTGGCCCTAACGTCCCAGAGACCATGTCCCTGCTGTGCTCGGGGGCGCGGGTCCTGTGCCACTCAGGGGACCCTCATTGCTCCTCACCCATCTCACTGGCAGAGCGGGCTGGACAGGCCATGCAGACTGAGCTCCTCAGACACAACGAGTACACAG AGCCCCCTGCCTATGCTCATCAGAAGCCCAGCAGAGACCCTGCTACCTCTGTCCCCTTGTCTGCTGCAG GAGAGGAGCTCCATGGGAAGTTGGAGGAGGACCGCTTCCTGTTCTCCCAGGAGAACGactctgctgcctgtgatgtTCTGGACCTGAGGGAGGTCATCTCCATCTTCGACTGCTCCAACGG ACCAACTCATGCATTTGAGATGGTGACTCTGACGGACCAGTTGCTGTGCAGTTCTGATACAGAAGATGGTTTACTCATACACCTTCTCCATATTCTCAAG GTGGTGTTGCCCGGGCCCATAGAGGAGGAGCTGGACAGGGGGTTTGCTATGTCCCGGGTGtctctgagggagggaggaggcctgCAGCACAACGAGGTCTGGGCAGTGCTCCGTGGAGGTCAGGTCCTCATCTATCCTACTGACCAGCAGCGCCACAGAGAAAGGCTAACACTCAACCTCGAGACGCAATACA AGATAGATTCCTCTGAGAACACCATAGAGCTGGTCACTGGAGAGAG AACCATGTCCATGCAGTTTGAACGAGACCACAGCTGTCAGTCCTGGCACAGCCTACTGAAACGGGCAGTGTCCACAGAGAGGAAGCTGTACCAGCTGCCCCCCAACGCCATTGGCAATGTGCCCCCTGCCATCGAGAGGTGTATCTCACACATCACACAATATG gtttAAAGGTGGATGGGCTGTACCGGCGCTGTGGCTTGGCCACAAAGATCAGTTGTCTGGTGGAGGCCCTCAGCAGTTCACCTACAACTACACCTCTGGAGACAGACGAAGAGGGTCTCCTGGACGCTGCGGGGGCTCTGAAGCAGTATGTCCGCCAGCAGGTGGTGCTCATCCCagaaacacacaggaaactgtgggTGGAGGCGGCAG CTCACACAGAAGAGACCTTTAGACTGACTACATACCGCGGACTACTGAAGAAGCTGCCCCCTGACAACAGAATCACACTCAACGCCCTGTGTGGACACTTCTACAT AGTTCAGCAGTATAGTGCAGAGAACCATATGACAGCTCAGAACCTGGCGCTGGTGTTTGTCCCCACACTATTCCAGGAGCTGGCCATGAACACTGACATGGTGCAGCTCACCAGAGAGCTCATTATCCACTACACACTCCTCTTCCTG GGTAAAGAAGAGGAGTCTGACATGGAGAGTGAAGAACTAATAACTAAGTTATag